The Mustela erminea isolate mMusErm1 chromosome 18, mMusErm1.Pri, whole genome shotgun sequence genome has a window encoding:
- the CCR7 gene encoding C-C chemokine receptor type 7 isoform X2 has protein sequence MKSLLVVALLVIFQVCLCQDEVTDDYIGDNTTVDYTLYESVCFKKDVRNFKAWFLPLMYTIICFMGLLGNGLVVLTYIYFKRLKTMTDTYLLNLAMADILFLLTLPFWAYSAAKSWIFGVNFCKIIFGIYKISFFSGMLLLLCISIDRYVAIVQAVSAHRHRARVLLISKLSCVGIWMLAMVLSTPELLYSSLQKSSSEQALRCSLVTEHVEDLITIQVAQMVVGFLIPLGAMSFCYLVIIRTLLQARNFERNKAIKVIIAVVVVFIAFQLPYNGVVLAQTVANFNITGSGSCELSKQLHIAYDVTYSLACVRCCVNPFLYAFIGVKFRNDLFKLFKDLGCLSQERLRQWSSCRHTRRSSMSVEAETTTTFSP, from the exons ATGAAAAGCCTGCTGGTGGTGGCTCTCCTTGTCATTTTCCAG GTGTGCCTGTGCCAAGATGAGGTCACAGATGATTACATCGGAGACAATACCACGGTGGATTACACTCTCTACGAGTCTGTATGCTTCAAGAAAGACGTGCGGAACTTTAAAGCCTGGTTCCTGCCGCTCATGTACACCATCATTTGCTTCATGGGCCTGCTGGGCAACGGGCTGGTCGTACTGACCTACATCTATTTCAAGAGGCTCAAGACCATGACCGACACCTATCTGCTCAACCTGGCCATGGCCGACATCCTCTTCCTCCTGACCCTTCCCTTCTGGGCCTACAGCGCAGCCAAGTCCTGGATCTTTGGTGTGAACTTTTGCAAGATCATCTTCGGCATCTACAAGATAAGCTTCTTCAGCGGCATGCTGCTGCTTCTTTGCATCAGCATTGACCGCTACGTGGCCATTGTCCAGGCCGTCTCGGCCCACCGCCACCGTGCCCGGGTTCTCCTCATCAGCAAGCTGTCCTGCGTGGGCATCTGGATGCTGGCCATGGTGCTGTCCACCCCAGAGCTGCTGTATAGCAGCCTCCAAAAAAGCAGCAGCGAGCAAGCCCTGCGGTGCTCCCTTGTCACTGAGCACGTGGAAGACCTGATCACCATCCAGGTGGCCCAGATGGTGGTGGGCTTTCTGATCCCTCTGGGGGCCATGAGCTTCTGCTACCTCGTCATCATCCGCACCCTGCTCCAGGCCCGCAACTTCGAGCGCAACAAGGCCATCAAGGTCATCATCGCCGTGGTCGTGGTCTTCATCGCCTTCCAGCTGCCCTACAATGGGGTGGTCCTGGCCCAGACGGTGGCCAACTTCAACATCACTGGCAGCGGCAGCTGCGAGCTCAGTAAGCAGCTCCACATTGCCTATGACGTCACCTATAGCCTGGCCTGCGTCCGCTGCTGCGTCAACCCTTTCTTGTATGCCTTCATTGGTGTCAAGTTCAGGAATGACCTCTTCAAGCTCTTCAAGGACTTGGGCTGCCTGAGCCAGGAACGGCTCCGCCAGTGGTCTTCCTGCCGCCACACCCGGCGCTCCTCCATGAGCGTGGAGGCTGAGACCACCACCACCTTCTCCCCATAG
- the CCR7 gene encoding C-C chemokine receptor type 7 isoform X1, which produces MDLGKPMKSLLVVALLVIFQVCLCQDEVTDDYIGDNTTVDYTLYESVCFKKDVRNFKAWFLPLMYTIICFMGLLGNGLVVLTYIYFKRLKTMTDTYLLNLAMADILFLLTLPFWAYSAAKSWIFGVNFCKIIFGIYKISFFSGMLLLLCISIDRYVAIVQAVSAHRHRARVLLISKLSCVGIWMLAMVLSTPELLYSSLQKSSSEQALRCSLVTEHVEDLITIQVAQMVVGFLIPLGAMSFCYLVIIRTLLQARNFERNKAIKVIIAVVVVFIAFQLPYNGVVLAQTVANFNITGSGSCELSKQLHIAYDVTYSLACVRCCVNPFLYAFIGVKFRNDLFKLFKDLGCLSQERLRQWSSCRHTRRSSMSVEAETTTTFSP; this is translated from the exons ATGGACCTGG GGAAACCAATGAAAAGCCTGCTGGTGGTGGCTCTCCTTGTCATTTTCCAG GTGTGCCTGTGCCAAGATGAGGTCACAGATGATTACATCGGAGACAATACCACGGTGGATTACACTCTCTACGAGTCTGTATGCTTCAAGAAAGACGTGCGGAACTTTAAAGCCTGGTTCCTGCCGCTCATGTACACCATCATTTGCTTCATGGGCCTGCTGGGCAACGGGCTGGTCGTACTGACCTACATCTATTTCAAGAGGCTCAAGACCATGACCGACACCTATCTGCTCAACCTGGCCATGGCCGACATCCTCTTCCTCCTGACCCTTCCCTTCTGGGCCTACAGCGCAGCCAAGTCCTGGATCTTTGGTGTGAACTTTTGCAAGATCATCTTCGGCATCTACAAGATAAGCTTCTTCAGCGGCATGCTGCTGCTTCTTTGCATCAGCATTGACCGCTACGTGGCCATTGTCCAGGCCGTCTCGGCCCACCGCCACCGTGCCCGGGTTCTCCTCATCAGCAAGCTGTCCTGCGTGGGCATCTGGATGCTGGCCATGGTGCTGTCCACCCCAGAGCTGCTGTATAGCAGCCTCCAAAAAAGCAGCAGCGAGCAAGCCCTGCGGTGCTCCCTTGTCACTGAGCACGTGGAAGACCTGATCACCATCCAGGTGGCCCAGATGGTGGTGGGCTTTCTGATCCCTCTGGGGGCCATGAGCTTCTGCTACCTCGTCATCATCCGCACCCTGCTCCAGGCCCGCAACTTCGAGCGCAACAAGGCCATCAAGGTCATCATCGCCGTGGTCGTGGTCTTCATCGCCTTCCAGCTGCCCTACAATGGGGTGGTCCTGGCCCAGACGGTGGCCAACTTCAACATCACTGGCAGCGGCAGCTGCGAGCTCAGTAAGCAGCTCCACATTGCCTATGACGTCACCTATAGCCTGGCCTGCGTCCGCTGCTGCGTCAACCCTTTCTTGTATGCCTTCATTGGTGTCAAGTTCAGGAATGACCTCTTCAAGCTCTTCAAGGACTTGGGCTGCCTGAGCCAGGAACGGCTCCGCCAGTGGTCTTCCTGCCGCCACACCCGGCGCTCCTCCATGAGCGTGGAGGCTGAGACCACCACCACCTTCTCCCCATAG
- the CCR7 gene encoding C-C chemokine receptor type 7 isoform X3, with the protein MYTIICFMGLLGNGLVVLTYIYFKRLKTMTDTYLLNLAMADILFLLTLPFWAYSAAKSWIFGVNFCKIIFGIYKISFFSGMLLLLCISIDRYVAIVQAVSAHRHRARVLLISKLSCVGIWMLAMVLSTPELLYSSLQKSSSEQALRCSLVTEHVEDLITIQVAQMVVGFLIPLGAMSFCYLVIIRTLLQARNFERNKAIKVIIAVVVVFIAFQLPYNGVVLAQTVANFNITGSGSCELSKQLHIAYDVTYSLACVRCCVNPFLYAFIGVKFRNDLFKLFKDLGCLSQERLRQWSSCRHTRRSSMSVEAETTTTFSP; encoded by the coding sequence ATGTACACCATCATTTGCTTCATGGGCCTGCTGGGCAACGGGCTGGTCGTACTGACCTACATCTATTTCAAGAGGCTCAAGACCATGACCGACACCTATCTGCTCAACCTGGCCATGGCCGACATCCTCTTCCTCCTGACCCTTCCCTTCTGGGCCTACAGCGCAGCCAAGTCCTGGATCTTTGGTGTGAACTTTTGCAAGATCATCTTCGGCATCTACAAGATAAGCTTCTTCAGCGGCATGCTGCTGCTTCTTTGCATCAGCATTGACCGCTACGTGGCCATTGTCCAGGCCGTCTCGGCCCACCGCCACCGTGCCCGGGTTCTCCTCATCAGCAAGCTGTCCTGCGTGGGCATCTGGATGCTGGCCATGGTGCTGTCCACCCCAGAGCTGCTGTATAGCAGCCTCCAAAAAAGCAGCAGCGAGCAAGCCCTGCGGTGCTCCCTTGTCACTGAGCACGTGGAAGACCTGATCACCATCCAGGTGGCCCAGATGGTGGTGGGCTTTCTGATCCCTCTGGGGGCCATGAGCTTCTGCTACCTCGTCATCATCCGCACCCTGCTCCAGGCCCGCAACTTCGAGCGCAACAAGGCCATCAAGGTCATCATCGCCGTGGTCGTGGTCTTCATCGCCTTCCAGCTGCCCTACAATGGGGTGGTCCTGGCCCAGACGGTGGCCAACTTCAACATCACTGGCAGCGGCAGCTGCGAGCTCAGTAAGCAGCTCCACATTGCCTATGACGTCACCTATAGCCTGGCCTGCGTCCGCTGCTGCGTCAACCCTTTCTTGTATGCCTTCATTGGTGTCAAGTTCAGGAATGACCTCTTCAAGCTCTTCAAGGACTTGGGCTGCCTGAGCCAGGAACGGCTCCGCCAGTGGTCTTCCTGCCGCCACACCCGGCGCTCCTCCATGAGCGTGGAGGCTGAGACCACCACCACCTTCTCCCCATAG